One genomic window of Clostridium taeniosporum includes the following:
- a CDS encoding sodium-translocating pyrophosphatase: MNLLYVSLIAGLIALIVVFFLVKDILKKNPGNKKMVEISGYIEEGAMAFLKKEYSYLCVFIIVVAIAILLFLNYRTAIAFVVGTLFSITAGYIGMRIAVKSNVRTTEAAKSGIKEALSVAFSGGTVMGLCVVGLGITGLSIFSIAFDLNVEYITGFGLGASSIALFARVGGGIYTKAADVGADLVGKVEAGIPEDDPRNPAVIADNVGDNVGDVAGMGADLFESYVGSIISALTLGTALASTLGKEIVIFPLVLSSIGIIASLIGIIFVKGYKGDNPQKALNLGSTISGVIVLIAGFIACKYLVGNYKIFLPVIAGLLVGLIIGKITEYYTSADYKYVKFIANESETGPATNIIAGLSVGMRSTVIPILLIAIGIIISFFAIGGSRDTALGLYGISLAAVGMLSTTAITVAVDAYGPIADNAGGIAEMCELDESIREITDKLDSVGNTTAAIGKGFAIGSAALTALALFASYSQIVKLETINLLNPLTLVGIFIGGMLPFLFGALTMESVGKAATQMVEEVRRQFKENDGILKGTQKPDYSKCVAISTNAALKEMIIPGLLAILVPLLVGILLGTEALAGLIGGGVVTGVMLAIMMANAGGAWDNAKKYIESGVHGGKGSDAHKAGVVGDTVGDPFKDTSGPSMNILIKLMTIVSVVFAPVILKYGGVLIDLFIK, from the coding sequence ATGAATCTATTATACGTTTCGTTAATTGCTGGTTTAATTGCTCTTATTGTTGTATTTTTTTTAGTAAAGGATATTTTGAAAAAAAATCCTGGAAATAAAAAGATGGTTGAAATTTCTGGTTATATTGAAGAAGGAGCAATGGCATTTTTAAAAAAGGAATATTCTTATTTATGCGTATTTATAATAGTAGTTGCCATTGCCATATTATTATTTTTAAATTATAGAACAGCAATAGCATTTGTAGTTGGTACATTATTTTCAATAACAGCAGGGTATATTGGTATGAGAATAGCTGTAAAATCAAATGTTAGAACTACAGAAGCAGCTAAAAGTGGAATAAAAGAAGCTTTATCAGTTGCTTTTTCAGGTGGAACAGTAATGGGCTTATGTGTAGTAGGCCTAGGCATAACTGGATTGAGTATTTTTTCAATTGCATTTGATTTAAATGTAGAGTATATAACTGGATTTGGATTAGGTGCATCGTCTATTGCTTTATTTGCGAGAGTTGGTGGCGGAATTTATACAAAAGCAGCTGATGTAGGAGCTGATTTAGTTGGGAAAGTTGAAGCTGGTATTCCAGAAGATGATCCAAGAAATCCAGCAGTTATAGCTGATAATGTTGGAGATAATGTTGGAGATGTAGCTGGTATGGGAGCAGATTTATTTGAATCTTATGTAGGTTCAATTATATCTGCATTAACTTTAGGAACTGCATTAGCTAGTACATTAGGAAAAGAAATAGTAATTTTTCCGTTAGTTTTATCATCAATAGGAATAATAGCATCATTAATAGGAATTATATTTGTAAAAGGATATAAAGGAGATAACCCACAAAAAGCTTTAAATTTAGGTAGTACAATTTCAGGGGTAATAGTTTTAATAGCAGGGTTTATAGCTTGTAAATACTTAGTTGGAAATTATAAAATATTTTTACCTGTAATAGCAGGATTGCTTGTAGGGTTGATAATAGGTAAAATTACAGAATATTATACTTCAGCTGATTATAAGTATGTTAAATTTATAGCAAATGAATCAGAGACTGGACCTGCAACGAATATAATCGCTGGATTATCTGTAGGAATGAGGTCTACAGTTATTCCAATATTATTAATTGCTATAGGAATAATAATATCATTTTTTGCTATAGGGGGATCTAGAGATACTGCTTTGGGTTTATATGGTATATCATTAGCAGCTGTAGGAATGTTATCAACAACAGCAATAACTGTTGCAGTTGATGCATATGGTCCAATAGCAGATAACGCTGGTGGAATAGCAGAAATGTGTGAACTAGATGAAAGTATTAGAGAAATAACAGATAAGCTAGATTCTGTTGGTAATACTACAGCAGCAATTGGAAAAGGATTTGCTATAGGTTCAGCTGCACTTACTGCATTAGCACTTTTTGCATCATATTCACAAATAGTAAAATTAGAGACTATAAACTTACTTAATCCATTGACATTAGTTGGAATTTTTATTGGCGGTATGTTGCCATTCTTATTTGGAGCATTGACAATGGAATCAGTAGGAAAAGCTGCAACACAAATGGTAGAAGAAGTAAGAAGACAATTTAAAGAAAATGATGGAATATTAAAGGGAACTCAAAAACCTGATTATTCAAAGTGTGTTGCAATATCAACAAATGCAGCGTTGAAAGAAATGATAATTCCAGGATTATTAGCAATATTAGTACCATTATTAGTAGGTATTTTATTAGGAACAGAAGCTTTAGCAGGCTTAATCGGTGGAGGAGTAGTTACTGGTGTTATGCTTGCAATTATGATGGCTAATGCAGGTGGTGCATGGGATAATGCTAAGAAGTATATTGAAAGTGGAGTACATGGAGGAAAAGGTAGTGATGCACATAAAGCAGGAGTTGTTGGAGATACAGTTGGAGATCCATTCAAAGATACATCAGGACCGTCTATGAATATTTTAATAAAACTTATGACAATAGTTTCAGTAGTATTTGCTCCTGTAATATTGAAATATGGTGGTGTTTTGATAGATTTATTTATTAAATAA
- the secG gene encoding preprotein translocase subunit SecG, with translation MQSMLMGIEILLGLLIVITIFMQPSKADALSGLIQGGSKDTFFSKNKARTKEVMLVRLTWIFTGLFALNTLILNFLK, from the coding sequence ATGCAAAGTATGTTAATGGGTATAGAAATACTATTAGGTTTGTTAATAGTAATAACTATATTTATGCAACCTAGTAAAGCGGATGCTTTAAGTGGATTAATACAAGGTGGATCAAAAGATACATTCTTTTCAAAAAATAAAGCAAGAACTAAAGAAGTAATGCTTGTAAGATTAACTTGGATTTTTACAGGATTATTTGCACTTAATACATTAATATTAAATTTTCTTAAATAA
- the eno gene encoding phosphopyruvate hydratase produces the protein MNDYLEIIDVVARQILDSRCFPTVEVEVYLEDGTMGRAAVPSGASTGMYEAVELRDGDKDKYLGKGVLTAVKNVNETIAEALIGCNVFDQPYIDKMLIELDGTNNKGKLGANAILGVSLAVANAAANALGLSLYKYVGGVNAKVLPVPMMNIINGGSHADNSVDLQEFMIMPVGAPSFSEALRMCAEVYHTLKNTLKEKGYATGLGDEGGFAPDLKSNAEAIDVIIEAITKAGYKAGEDMFIAIDAASSEYYKDGKYVLENEGKTLTSAEMVDFFEEWVNKYPIISIEDGMAEEDWEGWTLLTERLGKKVQLVGDDLFVTNTERLEKGIDIGAGNSILIKLNQIGTLTETLNAIEMANRAGYTAVISHRSGETEDTTISDLVVAVNAGQIKTGAPARSERVAKYNQLLRIEEELAEVAEYRGRKAFFNVKK, from the coding sequence ATGAACGATTACTTAGAAATAATAGACGTTGTGGCTAGACAAATATTAGACTCAAGATGTTTTCCAACTGTAGAAGTAGAAGTATATCTTGAAGATGGAACAATGGGAAGAGCAGCAGTGCCATCAGGTGCTTCAACTGGTATGTATGAAGCTGTAGAATTAAGAGATGGTGATAAAGATAAATACTTAGGCAAAGGTGTCTTGACAGCAGTAAAAAATGTTAATGAGACAATTGCAGAAGCATTAATAGGATGTAATGTATTTGATCAACCATATATAGATAAAATGCTTATAGAATTAGATGGAACTAATAATAAAGGAAAGTTAGGTGCTAATGCAATATTAGGAGTATCACTAGCTGTTGCAAATGCCGCTGCAAACGCATTAGGATTATCTTTATATAAATATGTTGGTGGTGTAAATGCAAAAGTTTTACCAGTACCAATGATGAATATAATAAATGGTGGATCACATGCTGATAACTCAGTAGATTTACAAGAATTTATGATTATGCCAGTAGGAGCACCAAGTTTTAGTGAAGCATTAAGAATGTGTGCAGAAGTATATCATACATTAAAAAATACTCTTAAAGAAAAAGGTTATGCTACTGGTCTTGGAGATGAAGGAGGATTTGCTCCTGATTTAAAATCAAATGCAGAAGCTATTGATGTAATTATAGAAGCAATAACTAAGGCTGGATATAAAGCTGGAGAAGATATGTTCATTGCTATAGATGCAGCATCATCTGAATATTATAAAGATGGTAAGTATGTATTAGAAAATGAAGGAAAGACATTAACATCAGCAGAAATGGTCGATTTCTTTGAAGAATGGGTAAATAAATACCCAATTATTTCAATTGAAGATGGTATGGCAGAAGAAGATTGGGAAGGATGGACTTTATTAACTGAAAGACTAGGAAAGAAAGTTCAATTAGTTGGTGATGATTTATTTGTTACTAATACTGAGAGATTAGAAAAAGGAATAGATATTGGAGCAGGAAATTCAATACTTATTAAATTAAATCAAATCGGTACATTAACAGAAACTTTAAATGCAATAGAAATGGCTAATAGAGCAGGATATACAGCAGTTATTTCTCATAGATCTGGAGAAACAGAAGATACTACAATTTCTGATTTAGTTGTTGCAGTTAATGCAGGACAAATAAAGACAGGAGCACCTGCTAGATCTGAAAGAGTTGCAAAATATAATCAATTATTAAGAATAGAAGAAGAATTAGCTGAGGTAGCTGAATACAGAGGAAGAAAAGCATTCTTTAATGTAAAAAAATAA
- a CDS encoding protein kinase, protein MKKNFAYSADFDEKTEKLFREGKYLGQGNNGIVYELPGNKVVKIFLTQRVCKDEGGILYRTNGSKYFPKLYKRGKLYVVREIVNGERLDYYIKKNGLSKSLIKKIYNLLTEFKRLKFTKLDTRCKDIFVSEDEKIMIIDPKKAYSRKVDYPRHLMKGLKKIGVLDEFLEGIKYINKKKASQWRIKFDRYFNNEQ, encoded by the coding sequence ATGAAAAAAAATTTTGCTTATTCTGCTGATTTTGATGAAAAGACTGAAAAACTATTTAGAGAAGGAAAATATCTTGGTCAAGGAAATAATGGAATAGTTTATGAACTTCCAGGAAATAAGGTAGTAAAAATTTTTTTAACTCAAAGGGTATGTAAAGATGAGGGAGGAATACTTTATAGAACAAATGGCTCTAAGTATTTTCCTAAACTTTATAAAAGAGGAAAGTTATATGTAGTAAGAGAGATTGTTAATGGAGAAAGATTAGATTATTATATTAAGAAAAATGGATTAAGTAAAAGTTTAATAAAGAAAATATACAATTTGTTAACAGAATTTAAAAGACTTAAATTTACTAAATTAGATACTAGATGTAAAGATATCTTTGTATCAGAAGATGAGAAAATAATGATAATTGATCCTAAAAAAGCATATTCTCGAAAAGTAGATTATCCAAGACATTTAATGAAAGGGTTAAAAAAAATTGGGGTTTTAGATGAATTTCTTGAAGGAATTAAATATATAAATAAGAAAAAAGCAAGTCAATGGAGAATTAAATTTGACAGATATTTTAATAATGAACAATAA
- the gpmI gene encoding 2,3-bisphosphoglycerate-independent phosphoglycerate mutase → MSKRPVMLMILDGFGIAPKSEGNAVSLAKKPNFDRLVANYPTSELQASGLEVGLPEGQMGNSEVGHLNIGSGRIVYQELTRITKAIKDGDFFENEAIMKAMNNAKNNNTALHLMGLLSDGGVHSHIQHLRGLLEFAKKEGIQNVYVHAFMDGRDVAPSSGKEFIEKTEAMMAEIGVGKIATISGRYYAMDRDNRWERIELAYNALVLGKGETANSAVEAIENSYHDNKTDEFVLPTVVLENEAPTATIKNGDSVVFFNFRPDRAREITRSINDKVFDGFKRETLNLTFVTMTQYDKTLEGVEIAYKPQTLVNTLGEYVSSKGLKQLRIAETEKYAHVTFFFNGGVEKENPGEERIVIPSPKVATYDLKPEMSAYEVTEELLKRLDPDEYDMVILNFANPDMVGHTGVIPAAVKAIESVDECLGKIADKMLEKDGCLFITADHGNAETMIDFSTGNPFTAHTTDPVPFVWVANDTEGRTLTDGKLADIAPTMLTKLGLEVPAEMTGENLVKAK, encoded by the coding sequence ATGTCAAAAAGACCAGTTATGTTAATGATATTAGATGGTTTTGGAATAGCACCAAAATCAGAAGGAAACGCAGTAAGTTTAGCTAAAAAACCTAATTTTGATAGATTAGTAGCAAATTATCCAACATCAGAATTACAAGCAAGTGGACTAGAAGTTGGACTACCAGAAGGACAAATGGGGAATTCAGAAGTAGGGCATTTAAATATTGGTTCTGGTAGAATAGTATATCAAGAATTAACTAGAATTACTAAAGCTATAAAAGATGGAGATTTCTTTGAAAATGAAGCAATAATGAAAGCTATGAATAATGCTAAAAATAATAATACAGCATTACACTTAATGGGATTATTATCAGATGGTGGAGTTCACTCACATATTCAACATTTAAGAGGACTTTTAGAATTTGCTAAAAAAGAAGGAATTCAAAATGTATATGTTCATGCATTTATGGATGGTAGAGATGTTGCACCATCATCAGGTAAAGAATTTATAGAAAAGACTGAAGCTATGATGGCGGAAATAGGTGTAGGTAAGATAGCAACTATAAGTGGTAGATACTATGCTATGGATAGAGATAACAGATGGGAAAGAATAGAACTTGCTTATAATGCATTAGTATTAGGTAAAGGAGAAACAGCTAATAGTGCAGTTGAAGCAATAGAAAATTCTTACCATGATAATAAAACAGATGAATTTGTTTTACCAACAGTAGTTTTAGAAAATGAAGCTCCAACAGCTACAATTAAAAATGGAGATTCAGTTGTATTCTTTAACTTTAGACCAGATAGAGCGAGAGAAATAACAAGATCTATTAATGATAAAGTATTTGATGGTTTTAAAAGAGAAACTTTAAATCTTACTTTTGTAACTATGACTCAATATGATAAGACTCTAGAAGGTGTTGAAATAGCTTACAAGCCACAAACTTTAGTTAATACTCTTGGTGAATATGTAAGTTCAAAAGGATTAAAGCAGTTGAGAATTGCTGAAACTGAAAAATATGCTCACGTTACATTCTTCTTTAATGGTGGAGTAGAAAAAGAAAATCCAGGAGAAGAAAGAATTGTTATTCCATCACCAAAAGTTGCTACATATGATTTAAAACCAGAAATGAGTGCATACGAAGTAACAGAAGAATTACTAAAGAGATTAGATCCAGATGAATATGATATGGTAATCCTAAATTTTGCTAATCCGGATATGGTTGGACATACAGGGGTTATTCCAGCAGCTGTAAAAGCAATAGAATCTGTTGATGAATGTTTAGGAAAAATTGCTGATAAAATGTTAGAAAAAGATGGATGTTTATTTATAACAGCTGACCATGGTAATGCTGAAACAATGATAGATTTCTCAACAGGAAATCCATTTACTGCTCATACAACTGATCCAGTACCTTTCGTATGGGTTGCAAATGATACTGAAGGAAGAACATTAACAGATGGAAAATTAGCTGATATAGCTCCAACAATGTTAACTAAACTAGGATTAGAAGTTCCAGCTGAAATGACAGGAGAAAATTTAGTAAAAGCTAAATAA
- a CDS encoding HD-GYP domain-containing protein: MSTINENIIYHDIIESMVAALEARDLYTSGHSTRVSDMTYKLCKTLGVSEDTLEMYHMAAHLHDIGKIGVSDNVLNKQGKLNTEEWEMMKRHPEIGFEILSKAKSLKNISYIVLHHHERWDGKGYPSGLKQNEIPLGARIIAICDSIDAMKTNRPYRDLLSDKECFNEISKNSGRMYDPEIVECILDNWNNIVTKYYKDL, translated from the coding sequence ATGTCAACAATAAATGAAAATATAATATATCATGATATAATAGAAAGTATGGTTGCCGCATTAGAGGCTAGAGATCTATATACATCAGGACATTCTACAAGAGTAAGTGATATGACTTATAAATTATGTAAGACTTTAGGAGTATCAGAAGATACATTGGAAATGTATCATATGGCTGCTCATTTGCATGATATAGGAAAAATAGGAGTTTCAGATAATGTTTTAAATAAACAAGGAAAACTAAATACTGAAGAATGGGAAATGATGAAAAGACATCCTGAAATAGGTTTTGAAATTCTTAGTAAAGCTAAAAGTTTGAAAAATATATCTTACATAGTATTACATCATCATGAAAGATGGGATGGAAAAGGATATCCTAGTGGATTAAAACAAAATGAAATTCCTTTAGGAGCTAGAATTATAGCAATTTGTGATTCTATAGATGCAATGAAGACTAATAGACCTTATAGAGATTTATTAAGTGATAAAGAGTGCTTTAATGAAATTTCAAAAAATAGTGGAAGAATGTATGATCCTGAAATTGTAGAGTGTATATTAGATAATTGGAATAATATAGTAACTAAATATTATAAAGATTTATAG
- the tpiA gene encoding triose-phosphate isomerase has protein sequence MRKAIIAGNWKMNKTVDEAVKVVEELKPLVKDATCDVVVCPTFVCLDAVKKAVAGSNIKVAAQNMHFEESGAFTGEVAPGMLEAMGIEYVVLGHSERREYFNETDEAINKKVKAAFAHNITPIVCCGETLEQRESGVTDNFIACQIKVDIAGLTKDQAEKVVIAYEPIWAIGTGKTATKEQANETILAIRNVVTEMYGKEVADKVRIQYGGSVKPNTIKEQMAMSDIDGALVGGASLKAEDFSAIVNY, from the coding sequence ATGAGAAAAGCAATTATTGCAGGAAATTGGAAAATGAATAAAACTGTTGATGAAGCAGTAAAAGTGGTAGAAGAATTAAAGCCATTAGTTAAGGATGCTACTTGTGATGTAGTTGTATGTCCAACATTTGTATGTTTAGATGCTGTTAAAAAGGCAGTAGCTGGTTCAAACATAAAAGTTGCAGCTCAAAACATGCACTTTGAAGAAAGTGGTGCATTCACAGGAGAAGTTGCTCCAGGAATGTTAGAAGCTATGGGAATTGAATATGTAGTTTTAGGACACAGTGAAAGAAGAGAATACTTCAATGAAACTGATGAAGCTATAAATAAAAAAGTTAAAGCAGCATTTGCTCATAACATTACTCCAATCGTTTGTTGTGGAGAAACTTTAGAACAAAGAGAAAGTGGAGTTACTGATAATTTCATTGCTTGTCAAATTAAAGTTGATATTGCTGGATTAACTAAAGATCAAGCTGAAAAAGTTGTTATAGCTTACGAACCAATCTGGGCTATTGGAACTGGTAAGACTGCAACTAAAGAACAAGCTAATGAAACAATATTAGCAATCAGAAACGTTGTTACAGAAATGTATGGAAAAGAAGTTGCTGATAAAGTAAGAATTCAATATGGTGGATCAGTTAAACCAAATACAATAAAAGAACAAATGGCTATGTCTGATATAGATGGAGCATTAGTTGGTGGAGCTAGCTTAAAAGCAGAAGATTTTTCTGCAATAGTTAATTACTAA
- a CDS encoding phosphoglycerate kinase: MNFNKKTIEDIQVKGKKVLVRCDFNVPLKDGVITDENRLNGALPTIKYLVDNGAQVILCSHMGKPKGEPKPELSLAPVAKRLSEMLGKEVKFAPDNNVVGENAKAAVAEMKDGDVVLLENTRYRKEETKNGEEFSKELASLAEIFVNDAFGTAHRAHCSTVGVTDYIDTAVCGYLIQKELKFLGNAVETPERPFVAILGGAKVSDKIAVINNLLDKVNTIIIGGGMAYTFLKSQGYEIGTSLVEEDRLDYAKEMIAKAEEKGVKFLLPVDHRVAAEFKDVEAVVTEDQNIPSGSMGLDIGPKTEKLYADAVKDAKTVIWNGPMGVFEFENFNKGTIEVAKAMADSNATTIIGGGDSAAAVNILGFGDKMTHISTGGGASLEFLEGKVLPGIAALND, encoded by the coding sequence ATGAATTTTAACAAAAAGACAATTGAAGATATTCAAGTAAAAGGTAAAAAGGTCTTAGTTAGATGTGACTTTAATGTACCATTAAAAGATGGTGTTATAACTGATGAAAATAGATTAAATGGAGCTCTTCCTACAATAAAATACTTAGTTGATAATGGAGCACAAGTTATTCTTTGCTCACATATGGGTAAACCAAAGGGAGAACCAAAGCCAGAATTATCTTTAGCTCCAGTTGCTAAAAGATTAAGTGAAATGTTAGGAAAAGAAGTTAAATTTGCTCCAGACAACAATGTTGTAGGAGAAAATGCTAAAGCAGCAGTTGCTGAAATGAAAGATGGAGATGTAGTATTATTAGAAAATACTAGATATAGAAAAGAAGAAACTAAGAATGGTGAAGAATTCTCTAAAGAATTAGCTTCACTTGCTGAAATCTTTGTTAATGACGCATTTGGTACAGCTCATAGAGCTCACTGCTCAACAGTTGGAGTAACTGATTATATTGATACTGCTGTATGTGGATACTTAATTCAAAAAGAATTAAAATTCTTAGGAAATGCAGTTGAAACTCCAGAGAGACCTTTCGTAGCTATATTAGGAGGAGCAAAAGTTTCTGATAAAATAGCTGTTATTAACAATCTTTTAGATAAAGTTAATACTATAATTATAGGTGGAGGAATGGCTTATACATTCTTAAAATCTCAAGGATATGAAATCGGAACTTCATTAGTTGAAGAAGATAGACTTGATTATGCTAAAGAAATGATTGCTAAAGCTGAAGAAAAAGGTGTTAAATTCTTATTACCAGTAGATCATAGAGTTGCAGCAGAATTCAAGGATGTTGAAGCTGTAGTAACAGAAGATCAAAATATTCCATCTGGAAGCATGGGATTAGATATTGGACCAAAGACAGAAAAATTATATGCTGATGCTGTTAAAGATGCTAAGACTGTAATTTGGAATGGACCAATGGGAGTATTCGAATTTGAAAACTTCAATAAAGGAACAATTGAAGTAGCTAAAGCAATGGCTGATTCAAATGCTACTACTATAATTGGTGGTGGAGACTCAGCTGCAGCTGTTAATATACTAGGATTTGGAGATAAGATGACTCACATTTCAACTGGTGGTGGAGCTTCACTTGAATTCTTAGAAGGTAAAGTGTTACCTGGTATAGCTGCATTAAATGATTAA
- the gap gene encoding type I glyceraldehyde-3-phosphate dehydrogenase — protein sequence MANVKVAINGFGRIGRLAFRQMFGAEGYEVVAINDLTDPKMLAHLLKYDSSQGRYEGTVEVKDDCIVVNGKEIKIYAEADASKLPWGELGVDVVLECTGFYVSKAKSQAHIDAGAKKVVISAPAGNDLPTVVFNVNQDILTAEDNIISAASCTTNCLAPMAQALNELAPIQTGIMSTIHAYTGDQMVLDGPHRKGDFRRARAAAVNIVPNSTGAAKAIGLVIPELNGKLIGSAQRVPVPTGSTTILVAVVKGKDLTVEKVNAAMKAASNESYGYTEEPLVSSDIVGIKYGSLFDATQTMVAKVDEDTYQVQVVSWYDNENSYTSQMVRTIKYFSNFLK from the coding sequence ATGGCAAATGTAAAAGTAGCAATTAATGGTTTTGGACGTATTGGACGTCTTGCATTTAGACAAATGTTTGGAGCAGAAGGATATGAAGTAGTTGCAATCAACGACTTAACAGATCCTAAGATGTTAGCTCACTTATTAAAATATGATTCATCACAAGGTAGATATGAAGGAACTGTAGAAGTTAAAGATGATTGCATCGTTGTTAACGGAAAAGAAATCAAAATCTACGCTGAAGCTGATGCTTCAAAACTTCCTTGGGGAGAATTAGGAGTAGACGTAGTACTTGAATGTACTGGATTCTATGTATCAAAAGCTAAATCTCAAGCACATATCGATGCAGGTGCTAAGAAAGTTGTTATATCAGCTCCAGCTGGAAACGACCTTCCAACAGTTGTATTCAACGTTAACCAAGATATCTTAACTGCTGAAGATAACATAATATCTGCAGCTTCTTGTACAACTAACTGCTTAGCTCCAATGGCTCAAGCACTTAATGAATTAGCACCAATTCAAACTGGTATTATGTCAACTATCCATGCTTACACTGGAGACCAAATGGTATTAGACGGACCACACAGAAAGGGCGATTTCAGAAGAGCTAGAGCTGCTGCTGTAAATATAGTTCCTAACTCAACTGGTGCTGCTAAAGCTATCGGATTAGTTATCCCAGAATTAAACGGTAAGTTAATCGGTTCTGCACAAAGAGTTCCAGTTCCAACTGGTTCAACTACAATATTAGTTGCTGTAGTTAAAGGAAAAGATCTTACAGTTGAAAAAGTAAACGCTGCTATGAAAGCTGCTTCTAATGAATCATACGGATATACTGAAGAACCATTAGTATCTTCTGATATCGTAGGAATCAAATACGGATCATTATTCGATGCAACTCAAACTATGGTAGCTAAAGTTGATGAAGACACATACCAAGTTCAAGTTGTTTCATGGTATGATAACGAAAATTCATACACTAGCCAAATGGTTAGAACAATCAAATACTTCTCTAACTTCTTAAAATAA
- a CDS encoding sugar-binding transcriptional regulator: MLHEILELQKKIVPELVETLEKRYNMLRTIYYNQPIGRRVLANELKIGERVVRNEVSFLNSQGLIEINTPGMTVTKDGENIINKLKDFIHEIKGLSELEEELRKSLNVKKVIIVPGDLDKNPSILKDLGKACAHYVKNVLVNNNIIALTGGSTLKAVVEEFPKINNLSNIQVVPARGGVGKNVETQANTLAALLAKKLNGSYKMLHVSENLSLDVLDTLLKEEEIKTVVDTLHKADVLMYGIGNAVQMAKKRGVSEAKIQSLIDNGAVGEAFGCYFTKDSQIISEATSIGIKISEARKIKTHIAVAGGKNKVESIISTEFNDINGILVTDEETGKKILEVLSH, translated from the coding sequence ATGTTGCATGAAATATTAGAGTTACAGAAAAAGATAGTTCCAGAGCTTGTTGAAACATTGGAAAAGAGATACAATATGCTTAGAACTATATACTATAATCAACCAATAGGTAGAAGAGTTCTTGCCAATGAATTGAAAATTGGTGAAAGAGTGGTAAGAAATGAAGTAAGTTTTTTGAACTCTCAAGGTTTAATAGAAATAAATACTCCAGGGATGACTGTCACTAAAGATGGTGAAAATATAATAAATAAATTAAAGGATTTTATCCATGAAATAAAAGGACTTTCAGAACTTGAAGAAGAATTAAGAAAAAGTCTTAATGTAAAGAAAGTTATTATAGTTCCAGGAGATTTAGATAAAAATCCTTCAATTTTAAAAGATTTAGGAAAAGCGTGTGCTCATTATGTAAAAAACGTTCTAGTTAATAATAATATTATTGCATTAACTGGCGGAAGTACATTAAAAGCAGTAGTAGAAGAATTTCCGAAAATAAACAATTTATCTAATATTCAAGTAGTACCTGCAAGAGGTGGAGTAGGCAAAAATGTTGAAACTCAAGCAAACACATTAGCTGCTTTATTAGCAAAAAAGTTAAATGGTAGTTATAAAATGTTACATGTTTCAGAAAATTTAAGTTTAGATGTATTAGATACTTTACTTAAAGAAGAAGAAATAAAAACAGTAGTAGATACTTTACATAAGGCTGATGTATTAATGTATGGAATAGGAAATGCAGTACAGATGGCTAAAAAAAGAGGAGTTTCAGAAGCTAAAATTCAAAGTCTTATAGATAATGGAGCAGTTGGAGAAGCGTTTGGATGCTATTTTACCAAAGATTCTCAAATAATATCAGAAGCTACTTCGATTGGAATAAAAATTAGTGAAGCAAGAAAAATAAAAACACATATTGCTGTTGCAGGTGGAAAGAATAAAGTAGAGTCAATAATATCGACAGAATTTAATGATATTAATGGAATCTTAGTCACTGACGAAGAAACTGGTAAAAAAATACTAGAAGTATTAAGTCATTAA